The Verrucomicrobium spinosum DSM 4136 = JCM 18804 genome includes a region encoding these proteins:
- the larC gene encoding nickel pincer cofactor biosynthesis protein LarC gives MKTAYFDCIAGASGDMLLGALLDAGLQEADLRAELAKLPISGWDIRVRRVDKNCFTATKVDVLVSPQPHSRPLPEIERVVRESTLSDAVKQQALQVIRIIAAEEARIHGMLVEEVHLHEVSGEDAIIDIVGTIAGIELLGIDRVHCSPLPLGRGFIQGAHGSIPLPSPATVGILKGVPIVGSPIQAELVTPTGAALLKHLSSHFGELPAMRLDAVGYGAGTWDLTIPNLCRVFIGEGAGDLKFDTDTVAVLETNIDDQTAEEHGHVMERLLEAGALDVTMTPTHMKKNRPGVILNVIAKPEDQPAMRELILTETSSLGVREQNMQRSTLPRDCIRVRTQFGEAIVKVSHLPGGAHKYAPEFEECRILARKAGVPLRDVYVAAEAAARSVHEGAHGHKH, from the coding sequence ATGAAAACCGCCTACTTTGACTGCATTGCCGGAGCCAGTGGCGACATGCTCCTGGGCGCGCTGCTGGATGCTGGCTTGCAAGAAGCCGACCTGCGGGCGGAACTGGCCAAGCTCCCCATCAGCGGTTGGGACATTCGCGTCCGCCGCGTGGACAAGAACTGCTTTACCGCCACCAAGGTGGATGTGCTCGTGAGTCCCCAGCCGCATTCGCGGCCCCTGCCCGAGATTGAAAGGGTGGTGCGGGAGAGCACGCTGAGCGACGCGGTCAAACAGCAGGCCTTGCAAGTGATTCGCATCATCGCCGCAGAGGAGGCCCGCATCCATGGCATGCTTGTGGAGGAGGTGCATCTGCATGAGGTGAGCGGTGAAGACGCCATCATCGACATCGTGGGCACCATCGCCGGGATTGAACTGCTGGGAATTGATCGTGTTCATTGCAGTCCGCTGCCTTTGGGGCGTGGCTTCATCCAGGGGGCGCATGGCTCCATTCCGCTGCCCTCACCGGCCACGGTGGGCATCTTGAAAGGCGTGCCCATTGTGGGATCGCCCATCCAGGCGGAACTGGTGACTCCTACGGGAGCGGCCTTGCTGAAACATTTGTCTTCGCATTTTGGTGAGTTGCCGGCCATGCGTCTGGATGCGGTGGGCTATGGAGCGGGCACATGGGATCTTACCATCCCGAATCTCTGCCGTGTGTTCATTGGCGAAGGTGCTGGTGATTTGAAGTTCGACACAGACACCGTGGCGGTGCTGGAGACCAACATCGATGATCAGACGGCGGAAGAACATGGCCACGTCATGGAGCGGCTGCTGGAGGCTGGAGCCCTGGATGTGACCATGACGCCCACGCACATGAAGAAGAACCGCCCAGGCGTGATCTTGAATGTGATCGCCAAGCCGGAGGATCAGCCGGCCATGCGGGAACTGATTCTCACGGAGACGAGCTCCCTGGGGGTGCGTGAGCAGAACATGCAGCGCAGCACGCTGCCGCGGGACTGCATCCGGGTGAGGACCCAGTTCGGCGAGGCCATTGTCAAAGTCTCCCATCTTCCCGGAGGGGCGCACAAGTATGCGCCGGAGTTCGAGGAATGTCGCATTCTGGCCCGCAAGGCCGGGGTGCCCCTGCGCGATGTGTATGTCGCGGCCGAGGCGGCAGCACGGTCGGTTCATGAAGGGGCGCATGGTCACAAACACTGA
- a CDS encoding DUF362 domain-containing protein: MGTPTDLIPGFGVPLVSVEQGAATYGDGPEVVAMTRRALDALDLASDFIRPGEKVVLKPNWVKEHDERHPGPDQWEHVVTHPAVIEGVIRWVAPLLHESGSIIICDAPQTDSSFATLRKYCRLDEMVARCQQDFPGVKIALLDLRPEEWHAVDGVTVSKTELPGDPLGSTHVRLNADSEFVRFHGLGKLYGASYNMAETNERHQEETHEYMLCRTPMDADVLINIPKLKCHKKVGLTCALKNLVGINANKNWLPHHTEGTPDQGGDQFPTATVKAKLEHSLMGKIKKVLFGKHILSKLFVPLKKVGRLIFGDTQKVVRSGNWHGNDTCWRMVVDLNKCLFYFDGSGAPRTTPRRYLAVVDGIVGGEGNGPMAPDPKACGVIVAGQNPLAVDTVCAGLMGFDWQKVRMLTGAFAVNRKPVSGFKFDDITVRSNDPRWSRALSRFETADTYHFKPHFGWVNHVERKS, encoded by the coding sequence ATGGGAACTCCCACTGACTTGATTCCTGGCTTTGGTGTTCCTCTGGTCTCGGTGGAGCAGGGCGCTGCCACCTATGGAGACGGACCAGAAGTGGTCGCGATGACGCGAAGGGCGCTGGATGCGCTTGATCTGGCGTCGGACTTCATCCGGCCCGGCGAGAAGGTCGTGCTTAAACCCAACTGGGTGAAGGAGCATGATGAACGTCATCCTGGCCCGGATCAATGGGAGCATGTGGTGACCCATCCCGCCGTGATCGAAGGAGTCATCCGCTGGGTGGCACCGTTGTTGCATGAGAGCGGCTCCATCATCATCTGCGATGCTCCCCAGACGGACTCATCCTTCGCGACTCTGCGCAAGTATTGCCGCCTGGATGAGATGGTGGCCCGTTGCCAGCAGGACTTTCCGGGGGTGAAGATTGCCCTGCTCGATCTGCGACCCGAGGAGTGGCATGCGGTGGACGGTGTGACGGTCAGCAAGACGGAGCTTCCCGGTGACCCGCTGGGCTCCACCCATGTGCGGTTGAATGCGGACAGTGAGTTCGTCCGCTTCCACGGGCTTGGAAAACTCTACGGGGCCTCCTACAATATGGCGGAGACCAATGAGCGCCATCAGGAGGAGACGCATGAGTACATGCTCTGCCGCACGCCGATGGATGCGGACGTGCTCATCAACATCCCAAAGCTCAAGTGCCACAAGAAGGTGGGGCTCACCTGTGCGCTGAAGAACCTGGTGGGCATCAACGCCAACAAAAACTGGCTGCCCCACCATACTGAGGGTACTCCCGATCAGGGCGGCGACCAGTTTCCGACGGCGACGGTGAAGGCGAAGCTGGAACACTCCCTCATGGGCAAGATCAAGAAGGTGCTCTTTGGCAAGCACATCCTGAGCAAGCTCTTTGTCCCGTTGAAGAAGGTGGGGCGACTCATCTTCGGCGACACGCAGAAAGTGGTTCGATCCGGCAACTGGCATGGCAACGACACTTGCTGGCGCATGGTGGTGGACCTCAACAAGTGTCTCTTCTACTTCGACGGTTCTGGCGCGCCACGCACGACCCCCCGCCGCTATCTCGCGGTGGTGGATGGCATTGTGGGCGGGGAGGGGAATGGCCCGATGGCTCCTGATCCCAAAGCCTGCGGCGTGATCGTGGCCGGGCAGAATCCGCTGGCCGTGGATACCGTGTGCGCTGGCCTGATGGGTTTCGACTGGCAAAAGGTGCGCATGCTGACCGGAGCGTTTGCGGTGAATCGCAAGCCAGTGTCCGGATTCAAGTTCGATGACATCACGGTGCGGTCCAATGATCCGCGCTGGAGCCGTGCCCTGAGCCGGTTCGAGACGGCGGATACGTATCATTTCAAGCCGCACTTCGGCTGGGTAAACCATGTGGAGCGGAAGTCGTAG
- a CDS encoding phenylacetate--CoA ligase family protein, with amino-acid sequence MSLEDKLYPLLRVYEAAPQPVKSLVGRAYRAIPARLRHGKEYERFQREAAASEGWSPEEIAKYQVKELRETLLAAGESSFYRERFQDAGVDPRKLESLEQLKDYPLLTKQNLIASREEMVNPRFGAADRLYITTGGSSGVPVGFYLQKGVSRPKEQAYLEAQWSRRGYRVGDKVAVVRGMVTSSKARGGISYFDATRNWLVLSSYHLTPERMDEYVTALNRFQPRHLHMYPSAALILARLLEQSGRKLEFKPVSLLCGSEKLTLEAQQYLEGVFGAPVFHWYGHSERAVLAGQGRQSNLLHFWPGYGYVEFGAPNDEGFQEVIGTTFHNHVMPLVRYRTGDYVKLASQGAGEWPWPAVEAVAGREYEFLVSATGRQISFTAINMHDRIFDGLCAVQFYQAEPGKVELRYQTGLGWTGATRGIQEGLSRKLGDDFELVMREVQEVEKTAAGKHKWLVKK; translated from the coding sequence ATGTCCCTGGAAGACAAGCTCTACCCGCTCCTGCGGGTTTACGAGGCAGCCCCCCAGCCGGTGAAATCGCTGGTGGGACGGGCCTACCGGGCCATTCCGGCCAGGCTGCGCCATGGCAAGGAATATGAGCGCTTCCAGCGCGAGGCTGCGGCCTCGGAAGGCTGGTCTCCGGAAGAGATCGCGAAGTATCAGGTGAAGGAGTTGCGGGAGACATTGCTCGCGGCCGGTGAGTCTTCCTTCTATCGGGAGCGATTTCAGGATGCAGGGGTGGATCCCAGGAAACTGGAGTCGCTGGAACAGTTGAAGGACTATCCTCTACTCACCAAGCAGAATTTGATCGCGAGTCGCGAAGAGATGGTGAATCCGCGCTTTGGTGCGGCAGACCGGCTCTACATCACCACCGGCGGAAGCAGCGGCGTCCCTGTCGGCTTTTACCTTCAGAAAGGCGTGAGCCGCCCCAAGGAGCAGGCCTATCTGGAGGCGCAATGGTCTCGGCGTGGCTACCGGGTGGGGGACAAGGTGGCGGTGGTCCGGGGGATGGTGACCTCATCCAAGGCCCGCGGCGGCATCAGCTACTTTGACGCCACGCGGAACTGGCTGGTGCTTTCATCGTACCACCTGACTCCGGAGCGCATGGATGAGTATGTGACTGCGCTGAACAGGTTTCAGCCGCGCCATCTTCACATGTATCCTTCGGCGGCACTGATCCTGGCGAGGTTGCTGGAGCAATCTGGTCGCAAGCTGGAGTTCAAGCCGGTGTCGCTGCTCTGCGGTTCCGAAAAGTTGACGCTGGAAGCTCAGCAGTATCTGGAGGGCGTGTTCGGTGCTCCCGTGTTCCATTGGTATGGGCACAGTGAGCGGGCAGTGCTGGCGGGGCAGGGCCGACAGTCCAATCTGCTCCATTTCTGGCCGGGCTATGGTTACGTGGAGTTCGGAGCGCCCAATGATGAAGGATTTCAGGAGGTCATTGGCACCACGTTTCACAACCATGTGATGCCCTTGGTGCGCTACCGCACGGGAGACTACGTGAAGCTGGCGTCCCAAGGCGCAGGCGAGTGGCCGTGGCCCGCCGTGGAAGCCGTGGCCGGCCGGGAGTATGAGTTTCTTGTCAGCGCCACGGGTCGGCAGATTTCGTTTACGGCCATTAACATGCACGACCGGATTTTCGATGGCTTGTGCGCCGTGCAGTTCTATCAGGCAGAACCCGGCAAGGTGGAGTTGCGGTATCAAACCGGCCTGGGATGGACTGGGGCCACCCGCGGCATCCAGGAAGGTTTGAGCCGGAAGTTGGGCGATGATTTTGAGCTGGTGATGCGTGAGGTTCAGGAAGTGGAAAAGACCGCCGCAGGGAAGCACAAGTGGCTGGTGAAGAAGTAG
- the tnpA gene encoding IS200/IS605 family transposase has translation MSTYTQILYHVVFSTKDRERVLAKAGRDDLYRFIWGTLKERESHLYRIGGVEDHVHMLITLHPSIALADLVKEVKTASSKWIKGTGTFPHFTSWQPGYGAFTHSLAEKDDLIEYIKSQEEHHKVVSFREEYEAMLKKAGLVLNPAYEY, from the coding sequence ATGTCCACCTACACCCAGATCCTCTACCACGTGGTGTTCTCGACCAAGGATCGAGAGCGGGTCCTTGCCAAAGCCGGACGCGATGATCTCTACCGTTTCATCTGGGGCACGCTCAAAGAGCGCGAATCGCATCTCTATCGGATCGGTGGCGTGGAAGATCATGTGCATATGCTGATCACGTTGCATCCATCTATTGCGCTGGCGGATCTTGTGAAGGAGGTGAAAACCGCCTCATCCAAATGGATCAAGGGCACCGGCACGTTCCCCCATTTCACAAGTTGGCAGCCGGGATATGGGGCGTTTACGCACTCCCTGGCGGAGAAGGACGACTTGATTGAATACATCAAGAGCCAGGAGGAGCATCACAAGGTGGTGTCCTTCCGGGAGGAGTATGAGGCCATGTTGAAGAAAGCGGGCTTGGTCTTGAATCCGGCGTATGAGTATTGA
- a CDS encoding bi-domain-containing oxidoreductase: protein MKQLAQYQDGRLELQEVPAPTPPPGGILVRVTHSVISPGTEKMKVEQARMSLLQKAKARPDQVKKVLDTARTLGWRAAMEKVKNRLESPSPLGYSAAGEIIAVDEGNTRFRVGDKVACGGAECAFHAELVAVPDLLASPVPDGVAGWQAAYTTLASISMQAVRQADVKLGDRVLVVGQGLVGQLATSLLAASGARVMGVDLVSSRLEVARQMGAERVVHPGQTKVEDAVREWTEGLGVDAVLLCVGGKSPAPAEQAITCLRDRGTMVIVGIYDATLEWKTAYMKDIQVRYSRSYGPGRYDPQYEWGGRDYPVGYVRWTENRNFEAALHLMKSGGLNLSPVTTRRAAFHDAVSVYNDLMASDNADIGVVLEYAASSSGSGEIVPTINTRPAPEVRGEKKLTGPVPALHVIGAGNFARTMLLPHLKGRVPFGTIVNQTSLSARHVKEKFGFAEAATDAASVLAASPERAGVVIATRHHLHAPLVLQALAKQAHVFVEKPLCLTRQELAEIDAAMASSSGSVLVGFNRRFAPATAEVKKALFGIPGPKTLSFHVFAGKLAPDHWYANLDESGGRVLGEACHFFDFACHLLGRPVQVTAQTVWPVRGSHSFPDSVTAQIAFEDGSCAQIIYTAEGDYAFPKETFRVFAPGLVAECENFQKLTLYKGRKAVTHKYGSKGHAEEMQQWAAFLSGGAPHPLPYVDSRQSMLLTFGVLESLQQNAPVKL from the coding sequence TTGAAACAACTCGCGCAATATCAGGACGGCCGGCTTGAACTTCAGGAGGTGCCTGCACCGACGCCTCCTCCGGGGGGCATCCTCGTCCGGGTCACGCACTCGGTGATCAGCCCGGGTACGGAAAAGATGAAGGTGGAGCAGGCCCGTATGTCGCTGCTGCAAAAGGCGAAGGCGCGGCCGGACCAGGTGAAGAAGGTGCTGGACACGGCCCGCACCCTGGGTTGGAGGGCGGCGATGGAGAAGGTGAAGAACCGCCTCGAATCGCCTTCGCCACTCGGTTACAGCGCGGCGGGGGAAATCATCGCGGTGGACGAAGGCAACACCCGGTTCCGCGTGGGGGATAAGGTGGCGTGTGGGGGGGCGGAGTGCGCGTTTCACGCCGAGCTCGTGGCGGTGCCGGATCTCTTGGCTTCTCCGGTGCCGGATGGCGTCGCGGGCTGGCAGGCGGCTTACACCACGCTGGCCTCCATTTCCATGCAAGCCGTCCGGCAGGCCGATGTGAAGCTGGGAGATCGCGTGCTGGTCGTGGGCCAGGGGCTGGTGGGGCAGTTGGCCACGTCGCTCCTCGCTGCCAGCGGCGCGCGCGTCATGGGTGTGGACCTCGTCTCGTCACGTCTGGAGGTGGCCCGGCAGATGGGCGCGGAGCGCGTGGTGCATCCCGGTCAGACGAAGGTCGAAGATGCGGTGCGCGAATGGACGGAAGGCCTGGGAGTAGATGCAGTGCTGCTCTGCGTGGGGGGCAAGTCTCCGGCTCCAGCCGAGCAGGCGATCACGTGCCTGCGGGATCGCGGCACCATGGTGATCGTCGGTATCTATGACGCCACGCTGGAGTGGAAGACCGCTTACATGAAGGACATCCAGGTGCGCTACTCCCGCAGCTATGGTCCGGGGCGCTACGATCCCCAGTATGAATGGGGCGGTCGGGATTACCCGGTGGGTTATGTGCGGTGGACGGAGAACCGCAACTTTGAAGCGGCGTTGCACTTGATGAAGTCCGGCGGATTGAATCTGTCACCGGTGACGACGCGGCGGGCCGCCTTTCATGATGCCGTCTCGGTGTATAACGATCTGATGGCTTCAGACAACGCAGACATTGGCGTGGTCCTGGAGTACGCAGCGTCTTCCTCGGGATCGGGCGAGATTGTGCCAACCATCAACACCCGCCCGGCACCGGAGGTTCGAGGAGAGAAGAAACTGACGGGGCCCGTGCCCGCGCTTCACGTCATCGGGGCGGGCAACTTTGCCCGCACCATGCTGCTGCCGCATCTGAAAGGGCGGGTGCCTTTTGGAACCATCGTCAACCAGACCAGTCTGAGTGCCCGGCATGTGAAGGAGAAGTTCGGCTTTGCTGAGGCGGCGACTGATGCGGCCTCCGTGCTGGCCGCCTCGCCGGAAAGAGCAGGCGTGGTCATTGCCACCCGACATCACTTGCATGCGCCCCTGGTCCTGCAAGCGCTGGCAAAGCAGGCGCACGTCTTTGTGGAGAAGCCGTTGTGCCTCACTCGTCAGGAGCTTGCCGAGATCGATGCGGCCATGGCCTCTTCTTCCGGCAGCGTCCTGGTGGGTTTCAACCGTCGTTTTGCCCCGGCCACAGCGGAAGTGAAGAAGGCGCTCTTTGGTATTCCCGGGCCAAAGACGCTGTCCTTCCATGTCTTTGCCGGCAAGCTGGCCCCTGACCATTGGTATGCGAACTTGGATGAAAGCGGCGGTCGGGTGTTGGGGGAGGCCTGCCACTTCTTTGACTTTGCCTGCCACCTCTTGGGGCGTCCCGTTCAGGTCACGGCACAGACGGTCTGGCCGGTGCGAGGAAGCCACAGCTTCCCGGACTCTGTCACGGCACAGATCGCGTTCGAAGACGGATCCTGCGCGCAGATCATCTACACGGCAGAAGGCGACTACGCGTTCCCCAAGGAGACGTTCCGCGTCTTTGCCCCGGGTCTGGTGGCGGAGTGTGAGAACTTCCAGAAGCTGACGCTGTACAAGGGTCGCAAGGCCGTGACGCATAAGTACGGCTCCAAGGGCCACGCGGAGGAGATGCAGCAGTGGGCTGCTTTCCTGAGCGGCGGCGCTCCTCATCCGCTGCCTTATGTGGACTCGCGCCAGAGCATGTTGCTGACCTTTGGTGTGCTGGAGAGCCTCCAGCAGAATGCGCCGGTCAAGCTGTAG
- a CDS encoding heparinase II/III family protein, whose translation MSIGWYLHRLRAMSPPELWHRVTERWKHRSDAGFAARVRPVKTGECVPGVPHLPEAGDAPPSLKQRLAKDAINLRAGRWHLFGWREVQLACPPSWHRDPLGDLVTPKDRLAHRLNHRSLPAGVDVRTLWEISRWSEMVRLAMHGWLNQDAAAISTAQDWLEDWVQENPVGYGIHWTSPLEAGLRLINFTWFDALVHAGGDSALLERQSRLVQQVVVPHALWVWRYLSFGSSANNHLLGELAGLLHAVKRWPDLEAVVCPAGRLWSEVERCVLEQFAPDGGNREQALHYHLFAWEMAWHCARLMKVERGEPWNRLLRAASFFAHAVQPTEPWHYGDSDDAEVVPLCLDRHLAEGEWQAWLMGQPTGESLRFWLGTPPKASATTSGWWVAPDSGMATYENHGWKLRVDASLLGFGAMAAHGHGDALHVSVWDGELALIIDPGTGGYYGMKEQRAALAAWEAHNGPQPVGGFQTPRRLGTFLLLDHHVAPRLEDESGRLTASLQHEGRDWKRSVMIVGGGRICIEDAVTGGSAFDLRTRWHLAPEVEVTPAGEAEFLLRRQGRRWRVSFEDATSCTLMTGMASRRYGSFEDCQVIEVVGELNIKSVWTRE comes from the coding sequence ATGTCGATAGGATGGTATCTGCATCGCCTCCGGGCGATGAGCCCCCCGGAGCTTTGGCACCGGGTGACGGAGCGCTGGAAACACCGGTCTGACGCGGGTTTTGCAGCGCGTGTGCGCCCTGTGAAAACCGGTGAGTGTGTGCCGGGTGTCCCTCATTTGCCAGAGGCAGGCGATGCTCCTCCATCGTTGAAACAACGGCTCGCTAAAGATGCCATCAACCTGCGGGCAGGGAGATGGCATCTCTTTGGCTGGCGGGAGGTGCAACTTGCCTGTCCGCCTTCATGGCATCGGGATCCCTTGGGCGATCTTGTGACGCCCAAGGACAGGCTGGCACATCGATTGAATCACCGGTCGCTGCCCGCCGGAGTGGATGTACGCACCCTCTGGGAGATCAGCCGGTGGTCAGAGATGGTGCGTCTGGCCATGCACGGCTGGCTGAACCAAGATGCCGCCGCCATCTCGACCGCCCAGGACTGGCTGGAGGACTGGGTTCAGGAAAATCCGGTGGGCTACGGCATCCACTGGACGAGCCCGCTGGAGGCGGGGCTGCGGCTTATCAATTTCACCTGGTTCGATGCCCTGGTGCACGCAGGTGGCGACTCGGCCCTGCTGGAGCGTCAGTCCCGGCTGGTCCAGCAGGTGGTGGTGCCTCACGCGCTGTGGGTCTGGCGCTACCTGTCCTTTGGTTCCTCTGCCAACAACCACTTGCTGGGCGAGCTGGCGGGACTGCTGCACGCGGTGAAACGCTGGCCGGATCTTGAGGCGGTGGTCTGCCCGGCCGGCCGGCTGTGGTCCGAGGTGGAGCGTTGTGTCCTCGAACAATTCGCGCCGGACGGGGGCAACCGTGAACAGGCGCTGCACTACCACCTCTTTGCGTGGGAGATGGCGTGGCACTGCGCCCGCCTCATGAAGGTGGAGCGGGGTGAGCCCTGGAACCGGCTGCTGCGGGCGGCCTCATTCTTTGCCCACGCGGTGCAGCCTACGGAACCCTGGCACTACGGAGACTCTGACGACGCCGAAGTAGTGCCTCTGTGCCTGGACCGGCATCTGGCGGAGGGCGAGTGGCAGGCCTGGCTCATGGGGCAACCAACTGGTGAATCCCTGCGTTTTTGGCTGGGGACCCCGCCCAAGGCCTCGGCGACCACTTCAGGATGGTGGGTGGCTCCGGACAGCGGGATGGCGACCTATGAAAACCACGGGTGGAAGCTGCGGGTGGATGCCTCGCTGCTCGGGTTTGGGGCCATGGCCGCCCATGGGCATGGGGACGCGTTGCACGTCTCCGTATGGGACGGCGAACTCGCGCTCATCATTGATCCGGGGACCGGTGGCTACTACGGCATGAAAGAGCAGCGCGCAGCTCTGGCCGCCTGGGAGGCCCACAATGGCCCGCAGCCCGTGGGAGGCTTCCAAACCCCGCGCCGCCTGGGCACATTTCTCCTTCTGGACCACCATGTGGCTCCCCGATTGGAGGATGAAAGCGGCAGGCTGACTGCGAGTCTCCAGCACGAGGGCAGGGATTGGAAACGGTCCGTGATGATCGTCGGAGGGGGCCGGATCTGCATAGAGGATGCCGTGACGGGAGGCTCCGCTTTTGACCTGCGGACCCGCTGGCATCTGGCTCCTGAGGTGGAGGTGACTCCTGCTGGTGAGGCTGAATTCCTGCTACGGCGGCAGGGCAGGCGCTGGCGGGTATCCTTTGAAGACGCCACCTCCTGCACTTTGATGACCGGGATGGCGTCCCGTCGTTATGGCAGCTTTGAGGACTGCCAGGTGATCGAGGTGGTCGGAGAATTGAACATAAAAAGTGTTTGGACGCGGGAGTGA
- a CDS encoding nucleotide sugar dehydrogenase codes for MQVSIFGLGYVGAVTAACLADKGHGVIGADVQQAKVDAFNAGESPIVEPGLDALMQAARQGGRLRATTDVAEAVSESEVSIVCVGTPSLESGRLNLDFVRKVSQQLVDAVKEKDGAHTIIFRSTMLPGSTRTMVHDFFQPLLDAGLVTIYYCPEFLREGTAVRDFREPSLCVVGTHDGGPPTGTEPFELLGENAEILAWEGAETIKYACNYFHALKVGFANEIGRISKHLAVDGARIMDVVCRDEKLNISRYYMKPGNPFGGSCLPKDVSALSSFARMEGVSLPVLDSVLSSNQSHLDALLKLITSKGSRKVGILGLAFKSDTDDLRGSPMVAVAETLLGRGYQLSVYDPQLNLSRLMGANEAEMQRRMPHLAQLLRATAAEVVAQSEVVIAAQKCAPLEELATAVTADHWVIDVNGWRELDTLSWKYEGSCW; via the coding sequence ATGCAGGTTAGCATCTTTGGACTCGGATATGTCGGCGCCGTCACCGCAGCCTGTCTTGCGGACAAAGGTCATGGAGTCATCGGAGCCGATGTGCAACAGGCCAAGGTGGATGCCTTTAATGCCGGGGAATCGCCGATTGTCGAACCCGGTCTGGATGCGCTGATGCAGGCTGCCCGGCAGGGCGGGCGGCTGCGGGCCACCACGGATGTGGCGGAGGCCGTCTCGGAATCGGAGGTCTCGATTGTCTGTGTGGGCACGCCTTCGCTGGAGTCCGGGCGGCTGAATCTGGACTTCGTGCGGAAGGTCTCCCAGCAACTGGTGGACGCCGTCAAGGAAAAGGACGGGGCGCACACCATCATCTTCCGCAGCACCATGCTGCCCGGGAGCACCCGCACGATGGTGCACGACTTCTTCCAGCCGCTGCTCGATGCCGGGCTGGTGACCATCTACTACTGCCCGGAGTTCCTGCGGGAAGGCACGGCGGTGCGGGATTTCCGTGAACCCTCCCTCTGCGTGGTGGGGACTCATGACGGCGGTCCTCCCACTGGCACGGAGCCGTTTGAGCTTCTCGGCGAGAATGCCGAGATCCTCGCATGGGAAGGGGCGGAGACCATCAAGTACGCCTGCAACTACTTCCACGCGCTCAAGGTGGGGTTTGCCAATGAGATTGGCCGCATCAGCAAGCACCTGGCCGTGGACGGTGCCCGCATCATGGATGTGGTCTGCCGGGATGAGAAGCTGAACATCTCCCGTTATTACATGAAGCCCGGCAACCCCTTTGGCGGCTCCTGTCTGCCGAAGGACGTCAGCGCGTTGAGCTCCTTCGCCCGCATGGAGGGGGTGAGCCTGCCGGTGCTGGACAGTGTGCTGAGCAGCAACCAATCTCACCTGGATGCGCTGTTGAAGCTCATCACCAGCAAGGGTTCCCGGAAAGTGGGCATCCTGGGTCTGGCCTTCAAGTCGGATACGGATGACCTGCGGGGCAGTCCGATGGTGGCGGTGGCGGAGACGCTGCTCGGCCGGGGCTACCAGTTGAGCGTGTACGACCCACAGCTCAACCTCTCCCGTCTGATGGGGGCGAACGAGGCGGAGATGCAGCGCCGCATGCCGCACCTGGCACAACTGCTGCGGGCCACCGCAGCCGAGGTGGTGGCGCAGAGCGAGGTGGTGATCGCCGCGCAGAAGTGTGCGCCGCTGGAGGAGCTGGCCACGGCAGTGACGGCGGACCATTGGGTCATCGATGTCAACGGATGGCGGGAGCTCGATACGCTGTCCTGGAAGTACGAGGGCAGCTGCTGGTAG